The Fundulus heteroclitus isolate FHET01 chromosome 13, MU-UCD_Fhet_4.1, whole genome shotgun sequence genome contains a region encoding:
- the samd12 gene encoding sterile alpha motif domain-containing protein 12 isoform X2 produces MAVEAVHCNLSQNGIDHQLRPEDMTSQLEEDEELVDAEEVLLDDDSPSYSDIPRPSYHRRSPPHRSVSESELTRPGYVKLSKPVALWTQQDVCKWLKKHCPNQHQIYSDSFKQHDITGRALMRLTDRKLERMGIIHEAQRQHILQQVLQLRVREEVRTLQLLTQASLECSPSSP; encoded by the exons CTGTTCACTGCAACCTGAGCCAAAATGGCATCGACCACCAGCTGCGTCCTGAGGACATGACGTCTCAGctggaggaggacgaggagttGGTGGACGCCGAGGAGGTCCTGCTGGACGACGACAGCCCAAGCTACTCGGACATCCCCCGACCTTCGTACCACCGCCGCTCCCCGCCACACCGCTCCGTCTCCGAGTCCGAGCTGACCCGG CCTGGATACGTAAAGCTGTCCAAACCAGTGGCCCTGTGGACTCAGCAGGATGTTTGCAAATGGCTGAAAAAGCACTGTCCCAATCAGCACCAGATCTACAGTGACTCTTTCAAACAGCACGATATCACAG GACGGGCCCTCATGAGACTAACGGACAGAAAGCTGGAGAGAATGGGGATTATACACGAAGCCCAGAGGCAGCACATCCTGCAGCAAGTCCTGCAGCTTCGCGTCCGTGAGGAAGTCAGGACTCTTCAGCTCCTCACGCAAG